The following are encoded in a window of bacterium genomic DNA:
- a CDS encoding MerR family transcriptional regulator translates to MTRGRGLSAPRLYSIGQVNAITGIPKPTIRYWEKEFNSFLDPLRTTGNQRRYDEKAISDLEKINYLVKVQGYTIEGARRKLELLRKIENSEVPPSDPVAELARAMSQYLLKKLVKE, encoded by the coding sequence ATGACAAGAGGAAGAGGACTGTCGGCGCCGCGACTCTATTCCATCGGACAGGTCAACGCCATTACGGGTATTCCCAAGCCGACCATCCGCTATTGGGAGAAGGAGTTCAACAGCTTCCTCGATCCGTTGCGGACGACGGGTAACCAACGGCGCTATGACGAGAAAGCAATTTCAGATCTTGAGAAGATCAACTACCTCGTGAAGGTCCAGGGCTATACCATCGAGGGCGCTCGTCGCAAGCTGGAACTGCTGCGAAAGATCGAGAACAGCGAAGTGCCGCCCTCCGATCCGGTTGCCGAACTGGCGCGTGCCATGTCGCAATACCTTCTGAAGAAGCTGGTCAAAGAGTAG